A window of the Williamsia phyllosphaerae genome harbors these coding sequences:
- a CDS encoding YoaK family protein, giving the protein MDVIADSEARLSWVLAGLAGLVGAAAFTVTGGYFVTFMTGNAERAVLGFFTDQPTLARAAIFITLSFVGGVVVASLCRRHLWVNHPHGATVLTTGALIVASVVDLIMAGWNAPQVEFVPILFVAFGIGALNTSFCKDGEVSIPLSYVTGTLVKMGQGIERHISGGKASDWLGYFLLYFSFVGGALIGGLMSLVVSNPQMLFTATVISAVVATYTYTVADRAGVLG; this is encoded by the coding sequence ATGGACGTGATCGCAGACAGCGAAGCCCGGTTGTCCTGGGTGCTCGCAGGCCTGGCGGGGTTGGTCGGCGCCGCCGCATTCACCGTCACCGGTGGATATTTCGTAACCTTCATGACCGGCAACGCCGAGCGCGCAGTTCTCGGGTTCTTCACCGATCAACCGACTCTCGCGCGCGCCGCGATCTTCATCACGTTGAGTTTCGTCGGTGGTGTCGTGGTCGCGTCGTTGTGTCGGCGCCACCTGTGGGTGAACCACCCGCATGGGGCCACCGTCCTGACGACGGGGGCTCTCATCGTCGCGTCGGTGGTCGATCTGATCATGGCCGGATGGAACGCGCCGCAGGTCGAGTTCGTCCCGATCCTGTTCGTGGCCTTCGGAATCGGCGCCCTCAACACATCGTTCTGCAAGGACGGCGAGGTGTCCATCCCGCTGAGCTACGTGACCGGCACGCTCGTGAAGATGGGCCAGGGAATCGAACGCCACATCAGCGGCGGGAAGGCGTCGGACTGGCTCGGCTACTTCCTGCTGTACTTCTCGTTCGTCGGCGGCGCACTGATCGGTGGACTCATGAGCTTGGTGGTGAGCAATCCGCAGATGCTGTTCACCGCCACCGTGATCAGTGCCGTGGTCGCCACCTACACCTACACCGTGGCCGACCGTGCCGGGGTGCTCGGCTGA
- a CDS encoding glycosyltransferase: MHIVQVANFYGPRSGGLRTAVDQLGQGYSDRGHTVSVIVPGARAREEVLASGVCRITVPALQIPFTGGYRVADPHRVTDVLRGLRPDAIEVSDRLTLRGLGPWARRRDIAAVMISHERLDRLLGQMMPTRFARAAADLANSRTAAGYDAVVCTTEFARAEFDRIGASNVHRVPFGVDLDLFHPRRRDPEAVRTWRGSARHLMVHCGRLSVEKHVERSIDSCAHLVRSGVDTHLVIAGDGPRRAALTRRAAGLPVTFTGFLDSRTAVAGLLAAADVAMAPGPHETFCLSALEALAAGTPVVASRTSAVAEMLTDRCGAVVHNTAESFAEGVQTVFGLPEGGRTDARRRAEVFGWPSSVDGMLDVLSA; the protein is encoded by the coding sequence ATGCACATCGTTCAGGTCGCGAATTTCTATGGGCCGCGCTCGGGTGGTCTGCGCACCGCGGTCGATCAACTCGGGCAGGGATACAGCGATCGCGGACACACCGTGTCGGTGATCGTCCCCGGGGCTCGAGCCCGCGAGGAGGTCCTGGCGTCGGGGGTGTGTCGCATCACCGTTCCGGCACTGCAGATCCCGTTCACCGGCGGTTATCGGGTGGCCGATCCCCATCGCGTCACCGACGTCTTGCGCGGGTTGCGGCCCGACGCGATCGAGGTGTCCGACCGACTCACCCTGCGTGGCCTCGGTCCGTGGGCACGACGCCGTGACATCGCCGCGGTGATGATCTCGCACGAACGTCTCGATCGACTGCTCGGACAGATGATGCCGACGCGATTCGCCCGTGCCGCAGCCGATCTCGCCAACTCGCGGACCGCCGCCGGGTACGACGCGGTCGTCTGCACCACCGAGTTCGCGCGCGCGGAGTTCGACCGGATCGGGGCGTCGAACGTCCACCGCGTGCCGTTCGGCGTCGACCTCGACCTGTTCCACCCGCGGCGTCGGGATCCCGAGGCCGTGCGGACGTGGCGCGGATCGGCCCGGCACCTGATGGTGCACTGCGGTCGGCTGTCGGTGGAGAAGCACGTCGAGCGCAGTATCGACTCGTGCGCGCACCTCGTGCGATCGGGCGTCGACACCCACCTCGTCATCGCAGGCGACGGGCCCCGACGCGCCGCACTGACCCGACGTGCAGCGGGTTTGCCGGTGACGTTCACCGGGTTCCTCGACAGCCGGACCGCGGTGGCCGGACTGCTCGCGGCCGCCGACGTCGCCATGGCCCCCGGCCCCCACGAGACGTTCTGTCTCTCGGCACTCGAGGCACTGGCGGCGGGGACGCCGGTCGTCGCCTCACGCACCTCCGCCGTCGCCGAGATGCTCACCGATCGGTGCGGCGCGGTGGTCCACAACACCGCGGAGTCGTTCGCCGAGGGCGTGCAGACGGTGTTCGGTCTCCCCGAGGGCGGCCGCACCGATGCCCGGCGACGTGCCGAGGTGTTCGGTTGGCCGTCCTCGGTGGACGGGATGCTCGACGTGCTGAGCGCGTGA
- a CDS encoding cyclopropane mycolic acid synthase family methyltransferase: MTDLDPFYEDVQAHYDLSNDFFDLFLDPSRMYSCAYFEQDDYTLEQAQYAKIDLSLGKLGLEPGMTLLDVGCGWGTTIKRAMEKYDVNVIGLTLSKNQYELVNASLAEATPEGRTAEVRLQGWEEFDQPVDRIVSIGAFEHFRAERYPQFFAKTYDLLPADGRMLLHTIVAFNRHVIREKGLPITRDVLQFARFIANEIFPGGQLPEPHDVERESTAAGFTVEKIQPLQQHYARTLDIWAAALEKRRDDAIRIASEDVYNTYIHYLTGCADYFRNGYIDVMQFTLAK; encoded by the coding sequence ATGACCGATCTCGACCCGTTCTACGAGGACGTTCAGGCCCACTACGACCTCTCCAACGACTTCTTCGACCTCTTCCTCGACCCGTCGCGGATGTACAGCTGTGCGTACTTCGAGCAGGACGACTACACGTTGGAGCAGGCGCAGTACGCGAAGATCGACCTCTCCCTGGGCAAGCTCGGACTAGAGCCCGGCATGACGCTGCTCGACGTCGGCTGCGGGTGGGGCACCACGATCAAGCGTGCGATGGAGAAATACGACGTCAACGTGATCGGCCTGACGCTGAGCAAGAACCAGTACGAGCTGGTCAACGCCTCATTGGCCGAGGCGACCCCCGAGGGTCGCACCGCCGAGGTCCGGCTGCAGGGGTGGGAGGAGTTCGACCAGCCCGTCGACCGCATCGTCAGCATCGGGGCCTTCGAGCACTTCCGCGCGGAGCGGTACCCGCAGTTCTTCGCCAAGACGTACGACCTGCTGCCCGCGGACGGGCGCATGCTGCTGCACACGATCGTCGCGTTCAACCGCCACGTCATCCGCGAGAAAGGACTGCCGATCACACGCGACGTGCTGCAGTTCGCGCGGTTCATCGCCAACGAGATCTTCCCCGGTGGTCAGCTGCCCGAGCCGCACGACGTCGAACGCGAGTCGACCGCCGCCGGCTTCACGGTCGAGAAGATCCAGCCGCTGCAGCAGCACTACGCCCGCACGCTCGACATCTGGGCCGCCGCCCTCGAGAAGCGTCGCGACGACGCGATCCGGATCGCATCCGAGGACGTCTACAACACCTACATCCACTACCTGACCGGATGCGCCGACTACTTCCGTAACGGCTACATCGACGTCATGCAGTTCACGCTGGCCAAGTAG
- a CDS encoding type II toxin-antitoxin system Rv0910 family toxin: MASVTVTVRSDLEPAAAWALASDLQRFDEWLTIFAGWKSDVPTTIAKGTKASSLIKVKGFRNTINWTVTEYDEPKRIGLKGTGRGGVKIDLSMTVSPDGKGSAFDLTADLSGGLLSGPVGRLVARVIESDVRSSVDNLAALTA, encoded by the coding sequence GTGGCAAGTGTGACTGTGACCGTCCGCTCCGACCTCGAGCCAGCGGCCGCGTGGGCGTTGGCGTCAGATCTGCAGCGGTTCGACGAATGGCTGACCATCTTCGCCGGATGGAAGTCCGACGTACCCACGACCATCGCTAAAGGCACGAAGGCCTCGTCGCTGATCAAGGTGAAGGGTTTTCGTAACACGATCAACTGGACCGTCACCGAATACGACGAGCCGAAACGGATCGGTCTGAAGGGCACCGGTCGCGGTGGGGTGAAGATCGATCTGTCGATGACCGTGTCACCCGACGGCAAAGGCTCCGCCTTCGACCTCACGGCCGACCTCAGCGGCGGGCTCCTCAGCGGTCCGGTCGGCAGGTTGGTCGCCCGGGTGATCGAGTCCGACGTACGGTCCTCGGTGGACAACCTGGCGGCGCTGACCGCCTGA
- a CDS encoding MMPL family transporter: protein MERLARLVIAHRRWVLAAWLLLAVVGGYAAPQATSALSYDFSLPGQPGYESNLDIIEQFGNGGGNPPILVVVGDSSRQVPIAAGETVGRLAAQAAPGARVASFADQPALLSKDKTVGVVAVYPRPLPGSEVYGAALPALKSVAAQVQESTGVPVAVTGQDELASGGGGGGVDILAETLFGGVGALVVLALVFGSFLAIMPLLIAAASILTTFLIVWGLTAVTDVSFIVQYLLALIGLGVAIDYALLLVTRWREERGHGADNAEAVHRAMLTAGRSVLFSGITVAVSLAALIALPVPFLRSIGFTGLLIPVVSVVAALTLLPALLLTVGPRLAWPHRRSPEPDSRLWHRVGVIVVRHRWWSALAAIVVLLAMAAPLVGLQLGQPTNDSLASTGGPAGTAITHVEESGLGAGLTAPVEIVTTDPQRVVAAVSDVDGVAAVIAPGSWTTGGRSVVDAWTTDDASSGTGADAAAAIRTAAEKTGADVGGAPAQNADFIDAVYGNAWWIILIIVIVTFALLVRALRSIVLPLKALVLNVISLAAAYGITVLVWQDGVGTQLLFDQDSSGAITVWIPIAVFAFLFGLSMDYEVFLLSRIREEYDATGDTDEATVVGVARTGRLVTCAALVLFLAFISLSRVPATDVKILATALALGIIIDATIVRGVLAPALVAALGPINWWLPRRLRPSAPHEGGTP, encoded by the coding sequence ATGGAGCGACTCGCACGCCTGGTCATCGCGCACCGTCGGTGGGTGCTGGCCGCGTGGCTGTTGTTGGCGGTGGTGGGCGGGTACGCCGCGCCGCAGGCCACCTCGGCCCTGAGCTACGACTTCAGCCTGCCCGGACAACCCGGATACGAGTCGAACCTCGACATCATCGAGCAGTTCGGCAACGGCGGCGGCAACCCACCGATCCTGGTGGTGGTGGGTGATAGCAGCCGACAGGTCCCCATCGCCGCCGGCGAGACGGTCGGTCGGCTCGCCGCGCAGGCGGCGCCCGGGGCCCGCGTCGCGTCGTTCGCCGACCAACCCGCGCTCCTCTCGAAGGACAAGACGGTCGGGGTCGTGGCCGTCTACCCACGACCGCTGCCGGGATCCGAGGTCTACGGCGCGGCTCTACCCGCCCTCAAATCGGTTGCCGCGCAGGTGCAGGAGTCGACCGGGGTGCCGGTGGCGGTCACCGGCCAGGACGAACTGGCCAGCGGCGGCGGTGGGGGAGGCGTCGACATCCTCGCCGAGACACTGTTCGGCGGCGTCGGGGCCCTGGTCGTCCTCGCACTGGTCTTCGGATCGTTCCTGGCGATCATGCCGCTCCTCATCGCCGCGGCGTCGATCCTGACGACGTTCCTCATCGTCTGGGGCCTCACCGCGGTCACCGACGTGTCGTTCATCGTGCAGTACCTGCTCGCCCTGATCGGTCTCGGCGTCGCCATCGACTACGCATTGCTGCTGGTGACCCGCTGGCGCGAGGAACGCGGCCACGGTGCCGACAACGCCGAGGCGGTGCATCGGGCGATGCTCACCGCCGGGCGGTCGGTGCTGTTCTCGGGTATCACCGTCGCGGTCAGCCTCGCCGCGCTGATCGCACTGCCCGTCCCGTTCCTGCGCAGCATCGGTTTCACCGGTCTGCTCATCCCGGTGGTCAGTGTCGTCGCGGCGCTGACGTTGCTCCCCGCGTTGCTGCTCACCGTGGGCCCACGACTGGCGTGGCCGCACCGCCGGTCACCCGAACCCGACAGCCGACTGTGGCATCGGGTGGGTGTCATCGTCGTCCGGCATCGCTGGTGGTCGGCACTCGCCGCGATCGTCGTGCTGCTCGCCATGGCCGCCCCGCTGGTCGGCCTGCAACTCGGTCAGCCGACCAACGACTCACTCGCATCCACCGGCGGCCCGGCCGGCACCGCGATCACCCACGTCGAGGAGTCCGGTCTCGGCGCCGGACTGACCGCGCCGGTCGAGATCGTCACCACCGATCCCCAGCGGGTCGTCGCCGCGGTTTCTGACGTCGACGGGGTCGCCGCCGTCATCGCCCCGGGGTCATGGACCACCGGCGGGCGATCTGTCGTGGACGCGTGGACCACGGACGACGCGTCCAGCGGGACCGGGGCCGACGCCGCGGCCGCGATCCGGACCGCCGCGGAGAAGACCGGCGCCGACGTGGGCGGAGCACCCGCGCAGAACGCCGACTTCATCGACGCCGTCTACGGCAACGCCTGGTGGATCATCCTCATCATCGTGATCGTGACGTTCGCGTTGCTCGTGCGCGCGCTGCGATCGATCGTGCTGCCGCTGAAGGCGTTGGTGCTCAACGTGATCTCGCTGGCCGCCGCATACGGGATCACGGTGCTGGTCTGGCAGGACGGTGTCGGTACGCAGCTGCTGTTCGACCAGGACTCCTCCGGCGCCATCACGGTGTGGATCCCGATCGCGGTGTTCGCCTTCCTCTTCGGGCTGTCCATGGACTACGAGGTGTTCCTGCTCAGCCGCATCCGGGAGGAGTACGACGCGACCGGCGACACCGACGAGGCGACCGTGGTCGGGGTGGCCCGCACCGGTCGGCTCGTCACCTGCGCCGCCCTGGTCCTGTTCCTCGCGTTCATCTCGCTGTCCCGTGTGCCCGCCACCGACGTCAAGATCCTGGCGACGGCACTGGCGCTCGGGATCATCATCGACGCCACGATCGTGCGGGGCGTCCTCGCTCCCGCGTTGGTGGCGGCACTCGGACCGATCAACTGGTGGCTACCCCGCCGGCTACGGCCGTCGGCCCCACACGAAGGCGGAACCCCATGA
- a CDS encoding alpha/beta fold hydrolase → MTGITHTRIHGERVAYRDAGTGDAILLIHGMAGNSTTWRGVMPSLATRYRVIAPDLPGHGESGKPRGDYSLGSFAAWLRDLLDELEIDRVTVVGQSLGGGVAMQFTYQHPEYCERLSLIGSGGLGPDVSWTLRLLAAPGAELLMPVIASKPIITAGTAVHSWLTARGLRAPRANEMWQAHASLGDRETRQAFLRTLRSVVDHRGQAVSALSRLYLNTGLPTLLIWGDDDAIIPVEHGYAAHEAMPDSRLEVLPGVGHFPQVEAPETVARLLGEFMTQAPGSLRTGDHR, encoded by the coding sequence ATGACCGGCATCACCCACACCCGCATCCACGGGGAACGCGTCGCCTACCGCGACGCGGGCACCGGCGACGCGATCCTGCTGATCCACGGCATGGCGGGCAACTCGACCACCTGGCGGGGGGTGATGCCGTCGCTGGCCACCCGATACCGGGTGATCGCACCCGACCTGCCCGGTCACGGCGAATCGGGCAAGCCGCGCGGCGACTACTCGCTGGGATCGTTCGCCGCCTGGCTGCGAGATCTGCTCGACGAACTCGAGATCGACCGCGTCACCGTCGTGGGTCAGTCCCTGGGTGGTGGCGTGGCCATGCAGTTCACCTACCAACATCCCGAATACTGCGAACGGCTCTCCCTGATCGGCAGCGGCGGACTCGGACCGGACGTCAGCTGGACCCTACGACTGCTGGCCGCACCCGGGGCGGAACTGTTGATGCCGGTCATCGCGTCGAAGCCGATCATCACCGCGGGCACAGCCGTGCACTCCTGGCTCACGGCCCGCGGACTCCGGGCCCCGCGGGCCAACGAGATGTGGCAGGCCCACGCCTCGCTCGGGGACCGTGAGACCCGTCAGGCCTTCCTCCGGACGCTGCGATCGGTGGTCGATCACCGCGGCCAGGCCGTCAGTGCCCTGAGCCGGCTCTACCTCAACACCGGTCTTCCGACGCTGCTGATCTGGGGCGACGACGACGCCATCATCCCCGTCGAGCACGGGTACGCCGCCCACGAGGCGATGCCGGACAGCCGCCTCGAGGTCCTGCCCGGCGTGGGGCACTTCCCACAGGTCGAGGCGCCCGAGACCGTCGCCCGACTCCTCGGCGAGTTCATGACCCAGGCGCCGGGGTCGCTGCGCACCGGCGATCACCGCTGA
- a CDS encoding nitroreductase family deazaflavin-dependent oxidoreductase, which translates to MELLTPLAVKIGAISWMPKALPQIEKWDSRLQRITSGRLSALDIAGLPNLMLRVPGRKSGAIRSTPLLCVPHEGGWLIAGSYFGAQKMPVWVLNLRATDQAEIIVDRETVSVVWREVSGAERARLWDVMVGTWPNFTLYEKRTDREIPVFVLTRR; encoded by the coding sequence ATGGAACTGCTCACACCGCTCGCCGTCAAGATCGGCGCCATCTCCTGGATGCCGAAAGCGCTACCCCAGATCGAGAAGTGGGACAGCCGTCTGCAGCGGATCACCTCCGGACGACTCAGCGCCCTCGACATCGCCGGTCTGCCCAACCTCATGCTGCGCGTGCCCGGGCGAAAGAGTGGCGCCATCCGGTCGACGCCACTGCTGTGCGTTCCACACGAGGGCGGATGGCTGATCGCCGGTTCGTATTTCGGCGCCCAGAAGATGCCCGTCTGGGTGCTCAATCTCCGGGCCACCGACCAGGCCGAGATCATCGTCGACCGCGAGACGGTGTCGGTGGTGTGGCGGGAGGTCTCCGGGGCCGAACGTGCGCGGCTGTGGGACGTGATGGTCGGCACCTGGCCCAACTTCACGCTCTACGAGAAGCGCACCGATCGCGAGATCCCGGTGTTCGTCCTGACGCGGCGGTGA
- a CDS encoding glucose-6-phosphate dehydrogenase, protein MADDTPTVFVLFGSTGDLAKRMVLPAFFELAHRDLLPARWRLIGNGRGQRTDDEFRDHVKDALDEFGTGTDNDTWRTFAENLRFAGGGFTADDPGALPDVIDEVRNDDDFDGDDVQLVHYIALPPATFTDYTRALGEHGLAEGSRVVYEKPFGTSQKAFEQLDAAVHEVFDEQQVYRIDHFLGKESTQNLHILRFANGMFAGLWNREHVEQVQIDVPETLDIDDRAEFYDATGAVLDMLVTHLFQVAAEVAMEPPISLGADDLQSARESVIAAFRPIDTDEVVLGQYRGYRETEGIADDSTTDTYVAARMWVDTDRWRDVPFVMRTGKMLGASAQRVTLVFRRPDDGPIKHLPANGAALTFDLSGDGAIDVTLTVKKPGPGEDLTVGHLELPLETVATSDGGGLSPYSRLLYDVLDGDRSLFTRPDGLAHVWEVAAPLLDNPPAIAPYEAGSMGPGAADDLAAPVGWFTTTS, encoded by the coding sequence ATGGCTGACGACACCCCCACGGTCTTCGTTCTCTTCGGATCGACCGGAGACCTCGCGAAGCGAATGGTCTTGCCCGCGTTCTTCGAACTCGCACACCGCGATCTCCTGCCCGCGCGCTGGCGACTGATCGGCAACGGTCGCGGGCAGCGGACCGACGACGAGTTCCGGGACCACGTCAAGGACGCGCTCGACGAATTCGGGACCGGTACCGACAACGACACCTGGAGGACCTTCGCCGAGAACCTCCGGTTCGCCGGTGGCGGCTTCACCGCCGACGACCCGGGAGCGCTGCCCGACGTCATCGACGAGGTGCGCAACGACGATGACTTCGACGGCGACGACGTCCAGCTCGTGCACTACATCGCCCTGCCGCCCGCGACCTTCACCGACTACACCAGGGCGCTGGGCGAACACGGCCTCGCCGAGGGATCACGTGTGGTGTACGAGAAGCCCTTCGGCACATCGCAGAAGGCGTTCGAGCAACTCGACGCGGCGGTCCACGAGGTCTTCGACGAGCAGCAGGTCTATCGGATCGACCACTTCCTCGGCAAGGAGAGCACCCAGAACCTGCACATCCTGCGTTTCGCCAACGGGATGTTCGCCGGGTTGTGGAACCGCGAGCACGTCGAGCAGGTCCAGATCGACGTTCCCGAGACGCTCGACATCGACGACCGCGCCGAGTTCTACGACGCCACCGGCGCCGTCCTCGACATGCTCGTCACCCACCTGTTCCAGGTCGCGGCCGAGGTCGCCATGGAACCGCCGATCAGCCTGGGCGCCGATGATCTCCAGAGTGCCCGTGAATCGGTCATCGCCGCGTTCCGGCCCATCGACACCGACGAGGTCGTTCTCGGTCAGTACCGCGGATACCGCGAGACCGAGGGCATCGCAGACGATTCCACCACCGACACCTACGTCGCGGCCCGCATGTGGGTGGACACCGATCGCTGGCGCGACGTGCCGTTCGTGATGCGCACCGGCAAGATGCTCGGCGCCTCCGCGCAGCGGGTGACGCTGGTGTTCCGCCGGCCCGACGACGGTCCCATCAAGCACCTGCCCGCCAACGGTGCCGCCCTGACGTTCGACCTCTCCGGCGACGGTGCGATCGACGTGACGTTGACGGTGAAGAAGCCCGGACCGGGTGAGGACCTCACCGTCGGCCACCTCGAGCTGCCGCTCGAGACCGTCGCGACGTCCGACGGTGGTGGGCTGTCCCCGTACTCACGGTTGCTCTACGACGTCCTCGACGGCGACCGATCGTTGTTCACCCGGCCCGACGGTCTCGCGCACGTGTGGGAGGTCGCGGCCCCGTTGCTCGACAACCCGCCTGCCATCGCGCCGTACGAGGCGGGATCCATGGGCCCCGGAGCGGCCGACGATCTCGCCGCACCGGTCGGGTGGTTCACCACGACGTCCTGA
- the cynS gene encoding cyanase yields MNRTDLTELIAQRRISSGLTWQELADAIDRPVVWTTAALLGQHPIPRPEAEILVEKLGLDVGVIPLLGTVPVRGTDRDVAMSDPTIYRLYEALAVYGPALKELIHENFGDGIMSAINFSIDIDKKTHPNGDRVVITLDGKFLPYDWVSAD; encoded by the coding sequence ATGAACAGAACCGACCTCACCGAACTGATCGCGCAACGCCGGATCAGCAGCGGCCTGACCTGGCAGGAGCTCGCCGATGCGATCGACCGGCCGGTGGTGTGGACGACCGCGGCCCTGCTGGGGCAGCACCCGATCCCCCGCCCGGAAGCGGAGATCCTGGTCGAGAAACTGGGCCTCGACGTCGGCGTCATCCCGCTGCTCGGCACGGTTCCGGTGCGCGGCACCGACCGCGACGTCGCGATGTCGGACCCGACCATCTACCGCCTCTACGAGGCGCTGGCAGTGTACGGCCCCGCCCTCAAGGAACTGATCCACGAGAACTTCGGCGACGGCATCATGAGCGCCATCAACTTCAGCATCGACATCGACAAGAAGACGCACCCGAACGGAGATCGCGTCGTGATCACCCTCGACGGCAAATTCCTGCCCTACGACTGGGTCAGTGCCGACTGA
- a CDS encoding alpha/beta fold hydrolase, which produces MSDTYFLDPNIGRSSSVGSFRSAVGFGRFAAAYRDGMSLLPRPDDVVAIPTSFGRVRAYRWGTRGGEPLVLLAGRQSSTPLWRANIEPLLGSRDVWSIDSIGEPGASTQTAPLTDTEDQVAWVDEALAGLTSDRVHLMGVSIGGWLTAQCAIHRPGRLASAILLDPANTFAPLTAKMIAVSMGSVLPGLPQRLRHKLLGMTAGGASVSDQVPEGRLIASGMRDFAQSVPQPARPSAAELAAISLPVLTIIAGASIVHDPRRAAAAARSIPGAEVELWPGATHAINGERPDEIAERVTRFIAEQMN; this is translated from the coding sequence ATGTCCGACACGTACTTCCTCGATCCGAACATCGGGCGGAGCAGCAGCGTCGGTTCATTTCGCAGCGCGGTCGGCTTCGGGCGGTTCGCCGCCGCCTACCGCGACGGGATGTCGCTGCTGCCCCGCCCGGACGACGTCGTCGCAATTCCGACATCGTTCGGGCGTGTTCGCGCTTATCGATGGGGCACACGCGGCGGCGAGCCGCTCGTGCTGCTGGCCGGCCGCCAGTCGTCGACACCGTTGTGGCGGGCCAACATCGAACCGCTTCTCGGTTCGCGTGACGTCTGGTCCATCGACTCGATCGGCGAGCCCGGTGCGAGCACCCAGACCGCGCCGCTCACCGACACCGAGGATCAGGTGGCGTGGGTCGACGAGGCGCTCGCCGGACTGACGTCTGATCGCGTACATCTGATGGGGGTCAGTATCGGTGGTTGGCTGACCGCACAGTGCGCGATCCACAGGCCCGGTCGCCTCGCATCGGCCATCCTGCTCGATCCCGCGAACACCTTCGCGCCGTTGACCGCGAAGATGATCGCGGTGTCGATGGGCTCCGTCCTGCCCGGTCTCCCACAGAGGCTGCGACACAAGCTACTCGGCATGACCGCGGGCGGCGCATCGGTGTCCGACCAGGTACCGGAGGGGCGACTCATCGCGTCGGGGATGCGGGACTTCGCGCAATCCGTTCCGCAACCGGCACGCCCGTCGGCCGCCGAGCTCGCGGCGATCTCGCTCCCCGTTCTCACGATCATCGCGGGCGCGAGCATCGTGCACGACCCGCGTCGCGCGGCAGCCGCAGCGCGGTCCATACCCGGCGCCGAGGTCGAATTGTGGCCGGGAGCAACGCATGCGATCAACGGTGAACGTCCCGACGAGATCGCCGAACGCGTGACCCGGTTCATCGCCGAGCAGATGAACTGA